Genomic segment of Sebastes fasciatus isolate fSebFas1 chromosome 3, fSebFas1.pri, whole genome shotgun sequence:
taacagacaggagtaccagcacgggagcaaagcgatgtactgctgtgaacgggggcagcagcaaaacgggttttagacacctaaaaaattcaacatcagtttaagtgtacgctatatttagaatattttcacctcttcacctcgctgtcagacagccctttctttctgacggggaactgaagccgttatctatgctctcttcaaagccaccagactcctttgacaaaaacagtaattttacctcacagaacacggaaGTTGCTCCTGTCTGGTTCTTCAAACTGGGGGCGTactgaccgccatctactgcaggtaatactctgactatagataagtacctcatacaaccccacttaaaaaaaaatccaaactatccctttaattgtTATTTAGATCAGTTTTCATAATGGCAGTGATagaagcaataaaaaaaatcttcatagACCTTAaagattcatttttatttccttttcgtGTCATGTCACTAACGGTAAAACCTTCCTCAGACGCTACACTTTCATCACTAATGTTTTGTGAAACATTTGCTGTGGATATTGATGGTTCCCAGGGGATGAATCTCATATTTCATGACCCCTGACCTTCCATCATGTACCAAAAGTTCCCCAGAATTTCCACATGCACAAGAAATATCAAAATCTAATTGGACACATGCAATTAATGAGCTCCTTAATGCTCCCAAGAGGATGAACCCTTTCCATTTTGGACACTCCATGAGCTCCATTCTAATCTGCAGATTGCCATCAGATTTGCTGAGCACATTCACGATGGAGGTGCACCCTTCCATTGCCTTTGGTACAAACTCTGACAAAGCACAATGTTAATGTTGTTTATACCATTGTGTGCATACTTGCACCACTATAAGCCCTCGTGACTGAGAGGTGCGTCACCAGTAGCAGTTCTGAGTGGTGTTAAATGTGTCAGGTTGGCTTTTCTCTTTAAGATTTCACTGCAGATGGAAACAGGGAACAGCGTGTCCTTTCCATTGTGTCTAAAAGCAGCCGGCGCTGTGAAGACTTATTCCTTGTGCAGACGCCTGTGCCATCCCTCATGTTCTTCAACTTTTGATTTTGAAGGGTAGCGGAGGCTGTCGGCCATTCTCCTCACGTcctcctttgaaaatgtcagacGGCCCGTTAGCAATATTCCGAGCTTATTTGTTACTAATAGGCCCTCATTGACATTCCAGCGAGAGGCTTCCTATGCATCACACCGGCTCATTAGACCGCTCCGGAGTGGGACTGCCGCatcgcctgtgtgtgtgtgtgtgtgtgtgtgaatgcgtgGACCATTGGATCCTTGTTTATgaactgtttctgtgtgtgaatCAGGTAAATGTTGGTCTGAGGTGtgtacagcatgtgtgtgtgtttcacagagGCAGTGAGCGTgaaaagtatgtgtgtgtgtgtgtgtgtgtgtgtgagagtgtgtttttCTGGCATTTGACACGCTCAGTTAAGTGTGGAGCTCAGGACATCAGATCAATTTAGACGTCGGTGCTGATGTGAAGAAACCCCGGCTTGCTTCTTCAAGGTCACCACTGATCTCATAGCAGCGGACACACAGCGGCGATAGGCAGCCTGCAACCATCCGATCCACTTAGAACTTCATTAGTTCTCCAAGCTTGTGAAGAACGTGCATCTGTGATGGGACCATATTTATCATATCCTCCTTACCCTCTACCTTTATATCTGCCACCTCTATTTGCCCCGTATTCATTTGAAATCTCAACTACTCATGTCTCCAACCTCTGCAGTGAAGTTCAGGCAGCTTCTCTTTCTTGAAACGACCATTGGGCGGACTCCAAATCCCATCTGACGCCTCGACTAAACACCTCCACCATACAAGAGAAAAGAACAGCTACTCTGGTCATTTTAGTCGACCGGCCACagtcaaaaaatgtcagattACAAATATTCAATTGAATGTTTGGTCAGAATCATAATTTAGTTTACTTATTCTTTGAATCACGCAAATTTAAATCCACATTTTGCcaattttagttttgtttttaatttgggaAAACGTCTGTTGTACGACTGCTTGTGTGTGGACGACATTCAACATCCGAGAACAATGAAGTCTTTTGTTAAAgcggctataatcaatatttttattttaacaatggACCACATGACTACTTGTATGTAAATGAACGATTCAGTATGATTTCATCAGCAGACTGTTCACACTGAAGTCTGCTCAAGCGACGGCCGGGTCGGTCTCAAGGCACCCCGGCGCCAGCGGCTTCGTCATATCTCCGAAAACAGTCGCAGCAAATTTCCAAACAGGCGTTATTTGGATAAACTGACCACATATTGTGAATCTAAACGGTTACTTTCTCGCATGAAAACATATCAACATATTAAAACTTAATAATTAAATAGCAACAGCTTTtagcccatggatgtattaagagaactggacacagcgttggaggctcccgttcattcctatgagagttgctcagtggcgcatgaagacaaaatggctcgactgccgagtgataaagtaaccggatcttccggcgatcttccgcatcgaTTGGGCCAacggagcaggcgcagtagcggttcctttaactccgcctcccagccctcgctcctgcCGCggcctgggtctcattcacatgaacaaaATGTCACGTGACTGACGGGTGGCCTCACCCAGACGCAATGCATTGTGGGGTAGTTGTGCAGTAAGCTCACGCCGCATACTAATATATGTAGTATACATCAGGGCATTTCTTGCATACACAAAATCCACATACTGTGTGTGAATGCACTACAACTCAAGTTTACGTCATACTTAGTATGAATTGTGATTTAGTGTGAGATTTCGAACTCAGCCGATGTGACAaatccacagagaattatcacccaactctTTGGTTGccctcagctctacggagctTTACAGCCTGCTCTGTTTTACCCTTCGAAATCTTCTCGGCGATGCCAGTGAAACAAAGACAGCCAAACTATCAGCTTGTGGTAACTGTCAGCCCCGTATATGAATGTAAACCTCCACTCTTAGTTTTCCACTAACAATTCAGACTGTCACTATGTCTTAATTGTCGTCACTGCTGGGCCCAAAGGGGGTTCGTATCATTCTCAATTTACCATCAGGAGGACGGTGACGCTGCTTTCAAGGCAAGCCAAGCTGCTAATTAGTGATGCTTATGTTTAGACATTAACAATAAATCACATCAGACAGTCTGTTGTGCTTCTGTGTATAGTGTCTGTGACAAGTAAAtatctcctcatcctctcctcacctctctctcctctcctctcctctcctctcctctcctctcctctcctcatcctctcctctcctctcttcatcctctcctctcatctcctctcctctcctctcttcttctctataGAATCCACAGtagcagggaatgaaattagcacctgccacctgccaactagagggtaaatgttggctgtggcaggtacaaATTTCAGTTCACCTGCCaccaggttttccttatattaagaaatattattcaAAAAAGTAATTCCTAAACTTaaaatagtcagggattaaagttacatgatatattccatatttctactgtcttgTGCCACTGACTCGGTGATTACAATCCTAAAGCGTCCTACATACATTACAtaagtggcagacaaaagaaTTGAGTGGCTGGtggaaatgttcagtgacctgccacagtggcaggtgaggaaaaaaaataatttcagaccctgcacaGTAGTAAGAATGTTAGAGCTGCAAAATGCACAGTGACAGAAACAGCTATTATATGATTATATGatagaaacaaaaacatttacacataagaacattagggctgtcaatccaatttttttatctgttcaaaatgtaccttaaaggaaaatttgtcaagtatttaataatctttttttaattatttattattgtaaatcaattaaaaacacaaaacaatgacaaatattgtccagaaaccctcacaggtactgcatttaggcTCTAGGCTAGAAAAaggctcaaatcataacttgacctggaaaactgcagcccaacaacagctgtcagtgtgtcagtgtgctgacttgactatgacttgccccaaactgcatgtgattatcataaagtgggcacgtctgtaaaggggagactcgtgggtgcccatagaacccattttatttcacatatcttgaggtcagaggtcaagggacccctttgaaaatgaccatgccagtttttcctcgccaaaattttgcgcaagtttggagcgttatttaacctccttcactacaggctagtatgacatggttggtaccaatggattcactaggttttctagtttcatatgattcactctagctttataacTGAGCCGCTAAAACCGAAAAGTTGCGTTTGTGccgttaaaatgattttgtgttattattgtgttaactttgacaaccctagaaAAATATAGCAGAAAACGCACTCCCTACAGTGAGGTGCTTCGTACAAAAAACACCCGATGGCAGAATGATTTTATCGTCACATTGACGTGTGATATTATTGACATGAACTGCAGGCTTCATTAAGGTCTTTTGGCTTGACGTTACATAAACAGCATGGTAATTAATGGTCTTGTTTGTTTGGCAGACAACCGGAGTGGAGCTGCTGATGAAATGTGTCAACATCCCAGAGACCAATGACAGTGTGGTGAGTCCAGCCATTGTCTCTTCTTCATCCACCACGCTGCTCGTGGGCTTATTCGTTATTATAAAAGTCACAGAAGGTGGGCGGTGAGAATTGGAATCCATCACTCGGGTGCGGAAGAAAGTTTTCCCAGACGTTTAATATGGTTAGTTTCTCATCTGTATTCAGTGAGCAATAGGGCAGCGTTGTGAGGAGAACATTAATGTCCTTGCcaaagaaaataagaaatgttAAACCTTGTAATTTGACTAAATCTTCATGTATAACACCTCTTCTCTTCCCTTGTCGCCTCTTCCCCTCCAGGAGCTCTATATTGTAGACTCTGCAGGGAAGCAGACATTAGTGGACGCCTGCGAGAAAATGGTGAGACTGCTTCTCCGGAGTTCTTAACATTTGCATGAAACTAGTGAAACTCACCATCATCACATAAAGTACAAACACAGGGGAGCTTTTGAAGTATGATTTAGTTAGTCACAGAAGTAGAAAGAAGGAAGGTGACGTGATACTAACTGTGTCTCTCTCATTGTCTGTCCCTGTCACCACCCACCATCTCCTTCCACAGTGGGGGGAGCTGTCGTTGCTGTGCCTGGTGTTCGACCTGACCAGTGAGCAGTCTTTTACCAACTGCAGCCACTGGATGGAGAGAGTCCTTGCTCACTGCCAAGGTCTCCAACTTCCAGGTAAAAACCCCAAAGAATTTGTAGACCAATACAGATATTGAcattaaagaaaagtaaaaaagaaaaaatattcgATAGCAATATCACTTTAACAAATGCATTTAAGATCCTTTACATTTggatatttgatttatttatattttattttatttaacctttatttatccaggATATTCTTAAAATCTCTTTTCTGAGGGAGTCCTGGCCCTTAAATAATGGATGCATGAATGGACATTAATAGAATCAAATGACCATCAGCttgtatagtttatagttttggCCTTAGAAATACTGTGCTTTATACTTTATAAAGACAATAAATCACATAgtacatgtttatttgtttagatGTCAATGCTTTCCTTGTGTATTTGTATCTCAGGTGTCCTGGTGGGCAACAAGTCAGACCTGTCTGCCAGAAGGGAGGTGCAGGCATCTGTGGCCGAGGAATGGGCTGAAAGCCAGGGGTTGGAGTACCACGAGACATCGGCCGTAAGTCTGTTTCAATATGGATGAAGTcatattgtgttgttgtttggcTTTGTGGTTAAAGTGCTCCAGATGGGttgtattgtatttatgtatgagTAGAGAACAGTGTCAAGATGAACAGGAAGGGTGTAAGTTACGCACATCCCAAAAAGTTAAACTAAGATCTGCACACTCTAACATGTGAAAAGCTCTCAGCAGGTTTGATTGTGCAGCGTTTCGATCTCACACAGATCTCCGTCAGGTGTTCAAATCAAATCACCAGCAAAGCAAGCAGCATATATAGAGACGTTCACCACTCAGGTGATTGTGATCTGCATGATTGAGAGTCAATCTACTGTCAGGttggccaatcagagcagagcatGGGGGACAGAGAATGCCTCTTTGAAACGGAATAAGCATTTATTAAATCtaaaaacaaaatatcacaaatcacctagaaaaaaaaaatggatccTAGAAACTATGATATAGAAAAAGACATAGAaaaatagtaaataatagtaatatattattgccccaaaaagaaagaaaaataataatttgtaaaaaaaaaaaaattattaatacCTACAGATTCAATATAAGAGGTTGAGTCAAATTCATAAATTGCAAAAATCATCCAAAAAATGATTTTACTATAaagaaaattacaaataaatacaaaaaagtaATATGTTGATCgcccaaaaacagtttttagaGTCACCAACGACACCAACAGAGAACGGCGTCACTCATCAGCGTGTCTTCATGTTTGTCTCTTACAGAAGGAGATGGAGAACTGTGACGCGGCCCTCCTC
This window contains:
- the ift27 gene encoding intraflagellar transport protein 27 homolog isoform X1, with protein sequence MVKLRARCLLVGDAAVGKTALCHMFHSDGTLFQKNYSMTTGVELLMKCVNIPETNDSVELYIVDSAGKQTLVDACEKMWGELSLLCLVFDLTSEQSFTNCSHWMERVLAHCQGLQLPGVLVGNKSDLSARREVQASVAEEWAESQGLEYHETSAKEMENCDAALLGLAGAFHSLYQERRETIQNLSPA
- the ift27 gene encoding intraflagellar transport protein 27 homolog isoform X2, giving the protein MLSQDTQPEHVILNILWCIWSIPCTTTTGVELLMKCVNIPETNDSVELYIVDSAGKQTLVDACEKMWGELSLLCLVFDLTSEQSFTNCSHWMERVLAHCQGLQLPGVLVGNKSDLSARREVQASVAEEWAESQGLEYHETSAKEMENCDAALLGLAGAFHSLYQERRETIQNLSPA